From Luteitalea sp., the proteins below share one genomic window:
- a CDS encoding thiamine phosphate synthase, which produces MAGIFQLVTDHARLGPPQSAEALDALVALVAAAGEAGIDLVQVREPSLSDEALFRLVERLVARTPPNCRILVNERFDIALAAGASGVHLRASSLAASRVRRVLPPGFLIGRSVHTTTEIRAACRDAAVDYLLFGMVFPSASKASGHPAVGIAALGAAVRASNVPVLAIGGITVERIPQVAEVGAAGVAAIGWLTDAARRGTLPSELSAARQSFRTGATDLR; this is translated from the coding sequence GTGGCAGGCATCTTTCAGCTCGTCACTGATCACGCGAGACTGGGACCGCCGCAATCGGCGGAGGCCCTCGATGCGCTGGTTGCTCTCGTCGCAGCGGCGGGCGAGGCGGGTATTGACTTAGTGCAAGTTCGCGAGCCCTCACTGTCGGACGAGGCGCTGTTTCGCCTGGTCGAGCGGCTCGTGGCCAGAACGCCCCCCAACTGTCGCATCCTCGTCAATGAGCGATTCGACATTGCCCTGGCTGCCGGTGCCTCTGGCGTTCACCTCCGTGCTTCGTCATTGGCGGCGTCGCGCGTTCGACGTGTCCTGCCGCCCGGCTTCCTCATTGGCCGATCCGTCCACACGACCACCGAGATCAGGGCAGCGTGCCGCGACGCGGCCGTCGACTACCTCCTCTTTGGCATGGTGTTCCCGAGCGCCTCGAAGGCATCGGGACATCCGGCGGTGGGAATTGCCGCCCTCGGGGCTGCCGTGCGGGCCTCCAACGTGCCAGTGCTCGCCATTGGGGGGATCACGGTGGAGCGTATCCCCCAGGTTGCCGAGGTGGGAGCTGCGGGCGTCGCGGCCATTGGGTGGCTGACAGATGCGGCCCGACGTGGCACGCTCCCCTCGGAGCTGTCCGCCGCTCGCCAGTCGTTTCGCACTGGGGCAACCGACCTACGGTAG
- a CDS encoding DUF4115 domain-containing protein, giving the protein MTFSEELRAAREQSGITLRQIAERTNVAGGLLDALERGQFDKLPGGIFSRGFVRAYAREVGLDPDEAVQRFLAECASYPAYCAKSPAAGTPEDHARAVAEEASVTQRRMAALQVLTAIVGGICLFAAITYGMVRLFSGPEQAEQARQPSTAADQRAPAPEQVAEAPPASPPEGITVQRVRTTAAADHLTIDIQPQAPCWVRLVIDGRVAMARLLEPGDRVVQRAEERIVVRVGDAAAFQYTLNDAPGRSLGAAGEVVTARIDKDNLDQFIVRQ; this is encoded by the coding sequence ATGACGTTCAGTGAAGAGCTTCGAGCGGCGCGCGAACAGAGTGGCATCACCCTGCGGCAGATCGCCGAGCGGACCAATGTCGCCGGAGGTTTGCTCGACGCGCTCGAGCGCGGTCAGTTCGACAAACTGCCGGGCGGCATATTTTCTCGCGGCTTCGTGCGCGCGTATGCCCGCGAGGTAGGTCTCGATCCGGATGAGGCCGTTCAGCGATTCCTTGCCGAGTGTGCGAGCTATCCAGCGTACTGCGCGAAGAGCCCTGCCGCGGGGACGCCTGAGGATCACGCGCGCGCCGTCGCCGAGGAAGCCAGCGTGACGCAGAGACGCATGGCTGCCCTGCAGGTCCTGACCGCGATCGTTGGCGGCATCTGTCTCTTCGCGGCCATCACCTACGGCATGGTCAGGCTGTTCAGTGGGCCGGAACAGGCGGAGCAGGCGCGTCAGCCTAGCACCGCAGCGGACCAGCGCGCGCCAGCGCCGGAGCAAGTCGCGGAGGCTCCGCCGGCGAGCCCGCCGGAGGGAATCACGGTCCAACGCGTTCGAACGACGGCCGCGGCCGATCACCTGACCATCGATATCCAGCCGCAGGCTCCCTGTTGGGTGCGTTTGGTGATTGACGGCCGAGTGGCAATGGCTCGCCTCCTCGAGCCAGGCGATCGTGTCGTGCAGCGCGCCGAGGAGAGAATCGTCGTGCGGGTCGGCGACGCCGCAGCCTTCCAGTACACCCTCAACGATGCGCCCGGGAGGAGCCTTGGCGCGGCGGGCGAGGTTGTGACGGCACGCATCGACAAGGACAACCTCGATCAGTTCATCGTTCGCCAATAG
- a CDS encoding hydantoinase/oxoprolinase family protein: MRIGVDTGGTFTDVVVLDDAGLRIHKVRSTPADPSRAMLRGIQEAAGPMAHADIVHGSTVATNAVLEGRGARVALITTAGFEDVLKIGRQTRRALYDFMVTAPRTLIAPGSTFGLQERVSRSGEILEPVHEDQLEALILQLQARTPEAVAVCLLHSYANPSHEKAVAERLAALGVSVSCSHQVLPEYREFERWSTTAINAYVAPLMDRYLANLETQVGSARLRVMQSNGGCISAETARRAAVRTILSGPAAGVVGARAVAEAAGFSRVISFDMGGTSTDVSLIDESIAVTTESLIADCPVRLPVIDIHTVGAGGGSIAFVDAGGALRVGPRSAGADPGPACYGSGADVTVTDANLLLGRLDPAYFLGGRIALDVERAERCAADLAKRAGLTVRALAQGIIRVANANMERAIRVVSVQRGFDPRDFALLAFGGAGGMHACEIAEALDIRTVIVPRHAGVLSALGTLLADVKRDYSQSVLRSASDLRDADLRTLFQPLIAQAQRDMADEGFSGERLAIDCSVDVRYIGQSYEITVPLTPHYCDEFDRHHARLYGYSNPQRSREVVNVRVVAIGLSRKPALPRMPREQAISATPCRLRDSVFAGRSHRAAVYRHDQLVSGASADGPALVVSEMATTVVPPRFRFEVDDVGNVIVSGRAAHARPRRSGPRVEAPGGGGDWGQTR, encoded by the coding sequence GTGCGCATCGGCGTCGATACGGGCGGAACGTTCACCGATGTCGTCGTGCTCGACGACGCCGGCCTCAGAATCCACAAGGTACGATCCACCCCCGCAGATCCTTCTCGAGCGATGCTGCGCGGCATCCAAGAAGCCGCCGGTCCAATGGCCCATGCAGACATCGTCCACGGTTCCACCGTGGCGACCAATGCCGTTCTCGAAGGGCGCGGCGCCCGCGTGGCGCTCATCACGACGGCTGGCTTCGAGGATGTGCTGAAGATCGGCCGGCAGACGCGGCGCGCGTTGTACGACTTCATGGTCACCGCACCTCGAACGTTGATTGCACCAGGCTCGACATTCGGGCTGCAAGAGCGCGTGTCACGCAGTGGTGAGATTCTCGAGCCGGTTCACGAGGACCAACTCGAGGCGTTGATCCTCCAACTACAGGCACGAACACCGGAAGCGGTGGCTGTTTGTCTGCTCCATTCGTACGCCAATCCTTCTCATGAGAAGGCCGTGGCGGAGCGCCTGGCGGCATTGGGCGTGTCGGTCTCCTGCTCACACCAGGTTCTGCCGGAGTATCGCGAGTTCGAGCGTTGGAGCACGACTGCCATCAACGCGTACGTGGCGCCGCTCATGGATCGGTATTTGGCGAATCTGGAGACGCAGGTGGGAAGCGCCCGTCTGCGGGTCATGCAGTCCAACGGCGGCTGCATCTCTGCCGAGACCGCGAGGCGCGCAGCGGTTCGCACGATTCTGTCAGGTCCTGCGGCCGGTGTGGTCGGGGCTCGGGCCGTGGCGGAAGCTGCTGGCTTTTCCCGCGTCATCAGCTTCGACATGGGCGGCACCTCGACCGACGTGAGCCTGATCGATGAGAGCATTGCGGTGACGACCGAGTCGCTGATTGCGGACTGTCCGGTCAGGCTGCCGGTCATCGATATACACACGGTGGGTGCTGGGGGCGGATCGATCGCCTTCGTCGACGCAGGCGGAGCCCTTCGTGTTGGGCCGCGGAGCGCCGGGGCAGATCCTGGGCCAGCGTGCTACGGCAGCGGCGCCGACGTCACGGTAACCGATGCCAACCTCTTGTTGGGCCGTCTGGACCCAGCGTATTTTCTCGGTGGACGGATTGCCCTCGACGTCGAACGAGCCGAGCGATGCGCGGCCGATCTCGCCAAACGTGCGGGCCTGACGGTGCGCGCGCTGGCACAAGGGATCATTCGTGTTGCAAACGCCAACATGGAGCGTGCCATACGTGTGGTGTCGGTCCAGCGGGGCTTCGATCCGCGCGATTTCGCCTTGCTCGCCTTCGGCGGCGCAGGCGGCATGCATGCGTGCGAGATTGCCGAGGCGCTCGACATCCGGACGGTAATCGTGCCCCGACATGCCGGTGTCTTGTCGGCACTCGGAACGCTGCTCGCGGACGTGAAGAGGGACTATTCGCAGAGCGTGCTTCGGTCAGCCTCCGACCTCCGCGACGCCGACCTGCGGACGCTCTTCCAGCCGTTGATCGCACAGGCGCAGCGGGATATGGCAGATGAGGGATTTTCGGGCGAGCGCTTGGCCATCGACTGTTCGGTCGACGTGCGTTACATCGGGCAGTCTTACGAGATTACCGTGCCACTGACGCCGCACTATTGTGACGAGTTCGATCGACATCACGCACGTCTCTACGGCTATTCCAATCCCCAGCGATCGAGAGAGGTCGTCAACGTCCGCGTGGTTGCCATCGGCCTGTCACGAAAACCGGCGCTGCCGCGAATGCCGCGCGAGCAGGCGATCAGCGCGACGCCGTGCCGTCTGCGTGACAGCGTCTTTGCGGGCCGCTCGCATCGAGCCGCCGTTTATCGCCACGATCAGCTGGTGTCGGGAGCCAGCGCCGACGGTCCGGCGCTCGTCGTGAGCGAGATGGCGACAACCGTTGTACCGCCCCGGTTCCGGTTCGAGGTGGACGACGTTGGCAACGTCATTGTCTCCGGACGTGCCGCGCATGCTCGACCCAGAAGGTCGGGCCCGCGCGTCGAGGCGCCGGGCGGCGGAGGCGATTGGGGGCAGACAAGGTGA
- a CDS encoding carbon monoxide dehydrogenase produces MVSTPSPKEADVNIDMERSFPVSRETLWRVLHDTESMVNFIPGCERLEAIGPDRYAATLTVGVAAVKGTYNGVVQIKEKDFPASYTLEIEGRAAPGFMQGTAKLDLSETSDSQTLLSVKGQAQVGGLIASVGQRLLTGVARQLTRQMFDNIERELAR; encoded by the coding sequence ATGGTGTCTACCCCGAGCCCGAAGGAGGCGGACGTGAACATCGATATGGAGCGCTCGTTCCCCGTGTCACGCGAAACACTGTGGCGCGTCCTGCACGACACCGAGAGCATGGTGAACTTTATCCCAGGTTGTGAGCGACTCGAGGCCATCGGGCCGGATCGCTACGCCGCGACGCTCACCGTGGGTGTCGCGGCCGTCAAAGGCACGTACAACGGCGTGGTGCAAATCAAGGAGAAGGATTTTCCTGCGAGCTACACGCTCGAGATCGAAGGACGCGCCGCTCCCGGCTTCATGCAGGGGACGGCCAAGCTGGACCTGAGCGAAACGAGCGACAGCCAGACACTGCTGTCCGTAAAGGGGCAAGCCCAGGTGGGCGGGCTCATTGCGTCGGTCGGCCAGCGTCTCTTGACCGGCGTCGCTCGCCAACTGACGCGACAGATGTTCGACAACATCGAGCGAGAGCTCGCCCGCTAA